The Desmonostoc muscorum LEGE 12446 genome includes a region encoding these proteins:
- a CDS encoding AAA family ATPase, with protein sequence MIQLKSQRNPYVIGRPINEPKTFFGRQKQIAFIEENLRQGEKVILLHGQRRIGKSSLLQNIPQLVKVDNFAFVSFDLEYHSQDKLENLLENLAETIVEQLEIPPDKVAIPKAQQIEEEKDIFCAKFLPKIYEHLKDQNLVLLLDEFDALNNKHIGVELESLFKQLKNIAHKNSKLFVIIFAGRKPADISNLLKIFPKVPVARVGLLDNESIKQLIIEPVGGSLSYEPTAIQAITDLSAGHPYFIQILCFAVFSRARELQKWEVAQEDVENIIDKAVELAEAGFAWYWEALSVTEKVVFSAVAEAQKITLEKNDQELEKDPLMLLKSHQDVLSRDLLEKLTEELTLKGFLNEQGNKVKIELVQRWLIQRHPLWHEIRELEKLDKQEVKDTYETLNQTPQISNNQKQSPIIQSRALSQQPKSLEPNIPSVKPDKNKVHRNRGEIWLLPGMIFLGAAAIASFIIIFYDHNRSDQNKNQNSVPNATSPSQ encoded by the coding sequence ATGATACAACTAAAATCTCAGAGAAACCCCTATGTTATCGGTCGCCCCATTAATGAACCGAAAACATTTTTTGGACGACAGAAGCAAATAGCGTTTATTGAAGAAAATCTGAGACAAGGTGAAAAAGTCATACTACTGCATGGTCAACGACGTATAGGTAAGTCATCTTTACTTCAGAATATTCCTCAACTTGTCAAAGTTGATAACTTTGCTTTTGTCAGCTTTGATTTAGAATATCATAGCCAAGATAAACTAGAAAACCTCTTAGAGAATTTAGCAGAAACTATTGTTGAACAATTAGAAATACCTCCAGACAAAGTAGCAATTCCCAAAGCTCAACAGATAGAGGAAGAAAAAGATATTTTTTGTGCTAAATTTTTACCTAAAATTTATGAACATCTAAAAGATCAGAATTTGGTATTACTTTTAGATGAATTTGATGCTTTAAACAATAAACATATCGGCGTAGAACTTGAATCATTATTCAAGCAATTAAAAAATATTGCCCATAAAAATTCCAAATTATTTGTGATAATATTTGCCGGGAGGAAACCAGCAGATATATCAAATTTGTTGAAAATATTTCCCAAAGTACCAGTCGCAAGAGTTGGGTTATTAGATAACGAAAGCATTAAGCAGCTGATTATCGAACCTGTTGGGGGTTCTTTAAGTTACGAACCAACAGCCATACAAGCAATTACAGATTTATCGGCAGGACATCCTTATTTCATTCAAATTTTATGTTTTGCGGTTTTCAGTAGAGCTAGAGAACTCCAAAAATGGGAAGTTGCCCAAGAAGATGTAGAAAATATTATAGATAAGGCAGTTGAGCTTGCAGAAGCTGGCTTTGCATGGTACTGGGAAGCTTTATCTGTAACAGAAAAGGTAGTTTTTTCTGCCGTGGCTGAGGCGCAAAAAATAACTCTTGAAAAAAATGACCAAGAGCTAGAAAAAGACCCATTGATGCTACTTAAAAGTCATCAAGATGTGTTGTCTAGAGATTTGTTAGAAAAATTAACTGAAGAACTAACATTAAAGGGCTTTTTAAACGAGCAAGGAAATAAAGTAAAAATAGAATTAGTCCAGCGTTGGCTAATACAACGTCACCCGTTATGGCACGAAATCAGGGAATTAGAGAAACTAGATAAACAAGAAGTTAAAGATACCTACGAAACCCTGAATCAAACACCTCAAATCAGCAATAATCAAAAGCAAAGTCCTATTATTCAAAGTCGTGCTTTGAGTCAGCAACCCAAGAGTTTGGAACCAAATATACCCTCTGTTAAGCCTGATAAAAATAAAGTTCATCGGAATAGAGGGGAAATCTGGTTACTTCCTGGAATGATTTTCTTGGGAGCAGCTGCGATCGCTTCCTTTATAATAATTTTTTACGATCACAACCGCAGCGATCAAAATAAAAACCAAAATTCAGTACCAAATGCGACATCTCCCAGCCAATAG
- the bchM gene encoding magnesium protoporphyrin IX methyltransferase has translation MNAADDKTIVREYFNSTGFDRWRRIYGDGEVNKVQLDIRNGHQQTVDTVLDWLKADNNLPQLSICDAGCGVGSLSIPLAVDGAKVYASDISEKMVEEGKDRALQTLGNAENPTFAVQDLESLSGSYHTVICLDVLIHYPQEKADEMISHLCSLAQSRIILSFAPKTCALTILKKIGSFFPGPSKATRAYLHREADVVRILEKNGFAVQRQAMTKTRFYFSRLLEATRG, from the coding sequence ATGAACGCAGCCGACGATAAAACAATTGTTCGCGAGTATTTCAATTCCACAGGGTTTGACCGTTGGAGGCGGATTTACGGCGATGGCGAAGTCAACAAAGTTCAACTGGACATCCGCAATGGACACCAGCAAACCGTGGATACAGTTCTCGACTGGCTAAAAGCTGATAACAATTTACCACAACTATCAATCTGCGATGCTGGCTGTGGTGTGGGTAGTCTCAGCATTCCGCTGGCGGTAGATGGCGCTAAGGTCTATGCAAGCGATATTTCTGAAAAAATGGTAGAAGAAGGCAAAGACAGAGCCTTGCAAACCTTGGGAAATGCTGAAAATCCTACTTTTGCTGTGCAGGATTTGGAATCGTTGAGTGGTAGTTACCATACTGTTATTTGCCTAGATGTCCTCATTCACTACCCCCAAGAAAAAGCCGATGAAATGATTTCTCACCTCTGTTCTCTCGCACAGTCGCGGATAATTCTCAGTTTTGCGCCGAAAACCTGCGCCTTGACTATACTCAAGAAAATTGGTAGTTTCTTTCCTGGGCCTAGTAAAGCCACTCGTGCATATTTGCATCGTGAGGCTGATGTGGTGAGAATTTTGGAAAAGAACGGCTTTGCAGTGCAACGCCAAGCGATGACTAAAACTCGCTTCTATTTTTCACGTTTACTGGAAGCTACGCGTGGATGA
- a CDS encoding cation:proton antiporter domain-containing protein gives MPASLLTDSPIVAFTILLTVIFTVPPIFERLRLPGLVGLLLAGIILGENGLKLLNSESDTMKLLSDIGKLYLMFVAGLEIDLEQFKKTKNRSIGFGILTFIVPLIAGIITGRLFNFSWNSSVLIGSLLASHTLLAYPIVSRLGVVTNEAVTVTIGATIFTDTGALLVLAICVGIHGGEFSALSLAMLLGGLAIYSVVVLFGFDWAGKEFFRRSGDEQSNQFLFILLALFLASVGAQIIGVEKIVGAFLAGLAVNDVLGRSPVKEKIEFIGSVLFIPCFFVDMGLLINIPAFIKTLSSIWLTVVIVVALIGSKFIAAFLAKLLYRYNTAEMLTMWSLSLPQVAATLAATLVAYQSINPAGERLINEGVLNSVIVLMLVTAILGPIITARFASSLQLQETDFETDSLATWWGGNEGELAEKKQDSFTVVVPIYNPQTQRYLIEMAALLASHESGKIVPLAITKAHIQMDDPQLVTALDQSRQRLNLAREISQEFDVEVSPANRIDDDIALAISRTSREQNANLVVMGWSRTTGLRARLFGNVIDSVFWSSHCPVAVTRLLSSPKTIQKILVPVGDLTRQTIGALRFAQILADVNQAEVVLLHVCDRNTRPNLVEKFVSQLSDIASKSQLQVNTSIQTIKGDDVARAVIRQAQAFDLVVLRSVRYRTAGGLAVSQVTTQMIQELKCSIVLVGEPNS, from the coding sequence ATGCCAGCAAGCTTGTTAACAGACAGTCCGATCGTTGCATTTACCATTCTCCTGACAGTAATCTTTACTGTACCCCCTATATTTGAACGTCTGCGACTCCCTGGGTTAGTGGGATTGTTGCTTGCAGGGATAATTCTAGGAGAAAACGGGCTAAAGTTGTTAAACTCCGAGTCTGACACGATGAAACTGCTTTCGGATATCGGTAAACTTTATTTGATGTTCGTAGCAGGTTTAGAAATTGACTTAGAACAGTTCAAGAAAACTAAAAATCGCTCAATTGGGTTTGGGATACTCACATTCATAGTTCCATTAATTGCTGGCATTATTACCGGACGTTTATTCAATTTTAGTTGGAATTCTTCAGTCTTAATTGGTTCTTTGCTAGCCTCGCATACTCTCTTGGCATATCCAATTGTCAGCCGTCTGGGTGTGGTCACAAATGAAGCTGTAACTGTGACAATTGGTGCCACAATTTTTACTGACACAGGTGCTTTGCTGGTATTAGCAATTTGTGTGGGAATTCATGGAGGAGAATTTTCCGCCTTGAGTTTAGCAATGTTGTTAGGTGGATTAGCAATTTACTCAGTTGTTGTCTTATTTGGCTTTGACTGGGCAGGAAAAGAATTTTTTCGTCGCTCAGGAGACGAACAAAGTAACCAGTTTTTGTTTATATTACTAGCATTATTTTTGGCATCTGTGGGAGCGCAGATAATTGGAGTTGAAAAAATTGTTGGCGCTTTTTTAGCAGGTTTAGCTGTCAACGATGTTTTGGGACGTAGCCCAGTTAAAGAAAAAATTGAGTTTATTGGTAGTGTTTTGTTTATCCCTTGTTTCTTTGTGGACATGGGATTATTAATTAATATTCCGGCATTTATTAAAACCCTCAGTTCAATTTGGTTGACTGTAGTCATTGTAGTGGCTTTGATTGGTAGCAAATTTATCGCAGCATTCTTAGCTAAACTGTTGTACCGCTATAATACAGCCGAAATGCTAACGATGTGGTCGTTGTCACTGCCACAGGTAGCAGCTACACTAGCAGCAACTTTGGTAGCTTATCAAAGTATAAATCCTGCGGGTGAAAGGCTAATCAATGAAGGCGTGTTAAACAGTGTGATTGTCCTGATGCTGGTGACTGCAATATTAGGACCGATAATCACAGCAAGATTTGCTTCTTCTTTACAGCTGCAAGAAACAGATTTTGAAACAGATAGTCTGGCTACTTGGTGGGGAGGTAATGAAGGGGAATTAGCAGAAAAAAAACAAGATTCATTTACTGTTGTGGTACCAATATACAACCCTCAAACCCAGCGTTATCTGATAGAAATGGCAGCATTGCTGGCTAGTCATGAATCTGGAAAAATTGTGCCATTAGCTATTACTAAAGCACATATCCAAATGGACGATCCACAATTAGTAACAGCACTTGACCAAAGTCGGCAAAGATTGAATTTAGCTAGAGAAATCAGTCAAGAATTTGATGTGGAAGTGTCACCTGCAAATCGGATTGATGATGATATAGCTTTGGCAATTAGCCGCACTAGTCGAGAACAAAACGCTAATTTGGTGGTGATGGGTTGGTCGCGGACAACAGGTTTACGTGCCCGTTTGTTTGGTAATGTAATTGATAGTGTCTTTTGGTCTTCTCACTGTCCGGTAGCAGTCACGCGCCTTTTGAGTAGTCCCAAGACAATCCAAAAAATTCTTGTACCAGTTGGAGATTTAACTCGCCAAACCATAGGCGCTTTACGATTTGCTCAGATTTTGGCTGATGTAAATCAGGCAGAAGTTGTATTGTTGCACGTTTGCGATCGCAACACCCGCCCAAATCTAGTGGAAAAATTTGTCTCTCAATTGTCTGATATCGCCTCTAAGAGCCAGTTACAGGTGAATACGAGTATTCAAACCATCAAGGGTGATGATGTTGCTAGAGCAGTAATTCGCCAAGCTCAAGCCTTTGATTTAGTCGTGTTACGTTCCGTGCGTTATCGCACAGCCGGTGGACTAGCCGTTAGCCAAGTCACAACCCAGATGATTCAAGAATTGAAGTGTTCAATTGTCTTGGTTGGGGAACCGAATTCGTGA